In Calditrichota bacterium, the genomic stretch GGAATGCGCACCGCATTTCCGGAAATATTTTCTTTTGATTCGATTGAAAAAATAAGATGTTGCATCGGAGAATTGAGGAGAGCACCCATGAGGAAAACAAGCGCCTGCTTTGCCGCGATTTTTTTATTCATCACCATTTTCAGCACATCAGGTATCTCGCAGCCGCCAATTCCGGCAGGTTTTTACGGTTCAATAAAAATAAACACTGCCGACGCACCCGCCGGAACAATTGTCATCCCCACAATTAACAACATCGCTTACCCGGCCAGCGACACCGTCGATGTTGCCGGAAGCTATGGCTTGCTGCTTGTCAACGGAGACGATCCTTCGACTCAAGAAATCGAAGGCGGCAAGGACGGTGACGAGATTATTTTCAATGCCGTTGTTAATGGTCAGGTTTACTTGCTTGCTCCGACCGGAACCTGGAAATCGGGACTAAACCAAAATCTTGATCTGGTGTCGAGCGGCGCCATTCCGGTGGAGTTGGCCTCTTTTACAACAAAAGTGTTCGGCAACAAAGTACAAATCAAATGGCGCACTTTGAGCGAGAGCGATAATTTTGGTTTTGAAATTCAGCGCTCCAAAACCGAAAAAGATTTCCAAATCATCGATTTTGTTCGCGGGCAAAATACTACCGCTGAACCTCATGCGTATTCTTTCACGGATAGCAATCTTCCGCCGGGCAGCTACTCCTATCGCCTCAGACAGATTGACCTTGACGGCAGCAGCAAATTTTCTCCGACAAGAAGAGTACAAATCACGTCTCCGCTCGTTTTCAAATTGCTGAAAAATTTTCCCAACCCATTCAATCCAACGACTCAGATTAACTATGAACTGGCTGCAGACGTTTTTGTCCGCATCACTATTTTGAACACAGCGGGTCAACAGGTCAGATTGCTGGCACACGGAAATCAAAAGCGGGGTATCCACCATTTGCATTGGGACGGGAGAAATGATTTTTCCTGTCCTGTTTCCGGCGGCGTGTACTTTTGCCGGATGCAGTCAGAATCTGCTACCTCAACGCTCAAAATGATTTTGCTGCGATAAGCAATTTTTTCGCAAAGACCACAATCCTGCTTGGAAATGAAGCCTCTCCTGATTTTAACTGAAATCAGGGAAGGCTTTTCTATTAATTAAATTTTCAATATTTTAACATAAAATTATAATATATATTAGGAAGCTATTTATTAGTAAATAAGTTAGTCTTCATCAGCCCACTTATCGTATTATCAGCGGGCAGATCTTATTTTATTAATGAAAGGAGCATGAAAATGAGAAGAGCTCTTCTTACTTTGCTTGTTTTATTTTCAACTATTACCTCTCATCTATCAGCACAGGGAAAATGGGTGCAAGTTCGTCAGGCAGATTTTGAAGAAAGTTTTAATAAAATTACCTTTGTTAATGAGCAGAAAGGTTGGATATTGGCAGACATAGCAGATTTATTTTTAACTGAGGACGGTGGAGAAACCTGGCAAAATTACCAGTTTAGCGATGAAGTCTTGTCAAAATTAACCGGGTCTCTTGAAAATATGTTTTTTGTCGATGAAAAAATAGGATGGCTCATTGGCTATGAAGGAACGATATTGCATACAACAGATGGGGGTAATAGCTGGCAATACAAAGATACAGGGTTAACAAATGATTTTTTGAGCTGTAGCTTTGTCAGTGACAAAGTCGGCTGGATCGTTGGCTATTTGAACACAATAATCATCAAAACAACGGATGGCGGAGAGAGCTGGCAGGTGCAATATCAAGAGAATACGTTTAATAACAGATTCTGGGATATTGAATTTGTCGATTCTTTAAATGGCTGGGTCGCCGGAGACAAGGGAGCAATCTGGCATAGCAGCGATGGCGGCAATTCATGGCAGGAGCAATATCGCGATGGCAGCTCTGTTTTTACAAGAGTAAAATTTATCGATAAGAATCATGGTTTTGTCCTTGGCGCAAACGCGACTTTTGGAATCACTCATGATGGCGGAAATACCTGGGAAATCCAAAAAGATATCGTCCAATTTGGCGATAAAACACCGAATTTAGAGAGTCTATATTTTTTCAATCCCGATACTGGCTGGGTGGTCGGGGGAAGCTCGTTTGGCTATCAAACACTCATAAAAACTTGTGACGGCGGCTCTACATGGATGATGCAAAATAAGAGAAATTTCCCTCTTTTAACGGATATTCAGTTTATAGATAATAGAATTGGCTGGACAGTAGGCTGGGCAGGTCAAATAATGAAGACCGAAGACGGCGGAGAAAGCTGGCAATGGCGCATGAACTTTCCGGCAACGCAAATAAATGATATCTTTTTCGTCAATAGCGACACCGGCTGGGCATCATGCAATTATTTGATAAAAACAACCGACGGAGGAAACACCTGGGAAACGGCGAATTTGGATCGATCCGGCAATATCTTTTTTCGTAATTCGCAACAGGGCTGGCTCGCGGCAGGCAGTCATGTTTACAAATCGAATGACGGCGGAATAACATGGCAATGTGCGTTAGAAAACAGCACGCGCCATTATTACACGATTTATTTCGCCAATGACAGACGCGGATGGCTGGTAGGTTCTCATTCGGACACCAATGAAATTGTGCACAGTTATGTAAGTCGCACGGATGATGGCGGCCAAACATGGCAGGAAAAATTTTTTGTAACAGGAAAACAGATGGATAACTCGTGTTTCGTGGACAGTTTATACGGCTGGCTGACTGGCTATGATGGCATAATTTATCACACCGAGGACGGCGGAGATAGCTGGGTTTATCAAACAACGATTCCCGTGCCCCACTTCGAGGATATGTTTTTTATTAACCGAACCCATGGTTGGTATGTGGGGAGTGGCAATGTTGCCTGGCGCACGACAGATGGCGGATGGCAGTGGGAAAATATTTCTCTTGATACAGGAGATGGATTTTTAACTAAAGTCCATTTTTTTGATGAGAATGAGGGATTGATATGTGCGGACAATGGCCTGGTTTTTCATACACTTGACGGCGGAGAACATTGGGACTCTTCTTATTCCACGGATCATTATTGCTGGTGGGCGACGATGTTTTTTACGGACAAAGATCATGGCTGGGTTGGAGGGGAACATGGCGCTATTTACAAATGGATGCCGGAAGTTTCCGTAAAAGCCGATAAAGAAAAAGTCATGCCTTCCGACTATGTTTTATTCCAAAACTATCCCAATCCGTTCAATCCTGAAACCGAAATTACCTATCAAATTCCTCAAAGATCCAATATCGAGCTAATAATTTTCAATCTGCAGGGACAAAAAATCAGGACTTTGTTCAGCGGGCAGCAATCCGCAGGAACGCATCGCGTGAAATGGAATGGCGTAGATGAAAATGGCAATGCAGTCGCCAGCGGGGTTTATTTGTGTCAACTGCGCACCGACAAGTTTGTCGCAACGAAAAAGATGGTGTTGTTGCGGTAGATTGGGGTTAAAAGAAACCAGGTTTCTTCAAGAAACCTGGTTTCTCGTTTCTCATCTGGGGAAGGCTTTTTTGTGAGCTTAATTTGTTACAAAAAAATAACAGATTTTTTTTTAATATTTTGGGTGCAAATTTTAATATATTAATAGAAGGGCAATGCGAATTTTTTAATAAAAAAATAAATTAAAATTAAAGTATTGTGATGAAACAGATACAACAAAACAAAGCATATTTGGGGGAAAATC encodes the following:
- a CDS encoding T9SS type A sorting domain-containing protein is translated as MRKTSACFAAIFLFITIFSTSGISQPPIPAGFYGSIKINTADAPAGTIVIPTINNIAYPASDTVDVAGSYGLLLVNGDDPSTQEIEGGKDGDEIIFNAVVNGQVYLLAPTGTWKSGLNQNLDLVSSGAIPVELASFTTKVFGNKVQIKWRTLSESDNFGFEIQRSKTEKDFQIIDFVRGQNTTAEPHAYSFTDSNLPPGSYSYRLRQIDLDGSSKFSPTRRVQITSPLVFKLLKNFPNPFNPTTQINYELAADVFVRITILNTAGQQVRLLAHGNQKRGIHHLHWDGRNDFSCPVSGGVYFCRMQSESATSTLKMILLR
- a CDS encoding T9SS type A sorting domain-containing protein produces the protein MRRALLTLLVLFSTITSHLSAQGKWVQVRQADFEESFNKITFVNEQKGWILADIADLFLTEDGGETWQNYQFSDEVLSKLTGSLENMFFVDEKIGWLIGYEGTILHTTDGGNSWQYKDTGLTNDFLSCSFVSDKVGWIVGYLNTIIIKTTDGGESWQVQYQENTFNNRFWDIEFVDSLNGWVAGDKGAIWHSSDGGNSWQEQYRDGSSVFTRVKFIDKNHGFVLGANATFGITHDGGNTWEIQKDIVQFGDKTPNLESLYFFNPDTGWVVGGSSFGYQTLIKTCDGGSTWMMQNKRNFPLLTDIQFIDNRIGWTVGWAGQIMKTEDGGESWQWRMNFPATQINDIFFVNSDTGWASCNYLIKTTDGGNTWETANLDRSGNIFFRNSQQGWLAAGSHVYKSNDGGITWQCALENSTRHYYTIYFANDRRGWLVGSHSDTNEIVHSYVSRTDDGGQTWQEKFFVTGKQMDNSCFVDSLYGWLTGYDGIIYHTEDGGDSWVYQTTIPVPHFEDMFFINRTHGWYVGSGNVAWRTTDGGWQWENISLDTGDGFLTKVHFFDENEGLICADNGLVFHTLDGGEHWDSSYSTDHYCWWATMFFTDKDHGWVGGEHGAIYKWMPEVSVKADKEKVMPSDYVLFQNYPNPFNPETEITYQIPQRSNIELIIFNLQGQKIRTLFSGQQSAGTHRVKWNGVDENGNAVASGVYLCQLRTDKFVATKKMVLLR